A single genomic interval of Candidatus Bipolaricaulis anaerobius harbors:
- a CDS encoding 4Fe-4S dicluster domain-containing protein, with amino-acid sequence MTQGAKRWKVPKGHVYVLDDICKGCGFCIEYCPRKVLAQSEHFNAKGYHPPEVVDPDACVMCGFCELVCPDFAIWTEKETAEVKDAA; translated from the coding sequence ATGACGCAGGGGGCGAAGCGGTGGAAGGTACCGAAGGGACACGTCTACGTCCTCGACGACATCTGCAAGGGGTGCGGGTTCTGCATCGAGTACTGTCCGCGGAAGGTCCTCGCCCAATCGGAACACTTCAACGCCAAGGGGTACCATCCCCCAGAGGTGGTGGACCCCGATGCGTGTGTGATGTGCGGGTTCTGCGAGCTCGTGTGCCCTGATTTTGCCATCTGGACGGAGAAAGAAACTGCGGAGGTAAAGGATGCCGCCTAA
- a CDS encoding 2-oxoacid:ferredoxin oxidoreductase subunit beta, with the protein MQVKTKPAFEIVPGARHPMEKYLRTDRIPHIWCSGCGLGTVLGNFLYALDELGWDPDEVAVVSGIGCTGRIAGYLKLDAYHTTHGRAIPFATGLKLANPKLHVAVISGDGDLFAIGGNHLIHAARRNLDLTVVCVNNFNYGMTGGQCGPTTPLDGKTTTTPFGNFEHPFNLVHLAASAGASYVARWTTLDGRRLQKGLVEAMAHEGFTFVEVISPCPTNYGRRNRIGEGLDELRYYADHAVIRHGADPKEAEIVSGKPFLVGKFVDVDKPTYHEMYAAKVAEMGGNK; encoded by the coding sequence ATGCAGGTGAAGACGAAGCCCGCTTTCGAGATCGTCCCCGGGGCCCGGCACCCGATGGAGAAGTACCTCCGCACGGACCGTATCCCCCACATCTGGTGCTCCGGGTGCGGATTGGGAACGGTTCTCGGGAACTTCCTTTACGCCCTCGATGAGCTGGGGTGGGATCCCGACGAGGTCGCGGTCGTGTCGGGGATCGGCTGTACCGGCCGCATCGCCGGCTACCTCAAATTGGACGCGTACCATACCACCCACGGCCGGGCGATCCCGTTCGCCACCGGCCTCAAGCTCGCCAACCCCAAACTCCACGTGGCCGTGATCTCCGGCGACGGGGACCTGTTCGCGATCGGCGGGAACCACCTCATCCATGCGGCGCGGCGCAACCTCGACCTGACCGTGGTGTGCGTGAACAACTTCAACTACGGGATGACGGGCGGCCAGTGCGGGCCCACCACCCCCCTCGACGGGAAGACCACGACGACCCCGTTCGGCAACTTCGAGCACCCGTTCAACCTCGTTCACCTCGCCGCCTCGGCCGGGGCGAGCTATGTCGCGCGGTGGACGACGCTCGACGGCCGCCGCCTCCAGAAGGGGCTCGTGGAGGCGATGGCCCACGAGGGGTTCACGTTTGTGGAGGTCATCTCCCCGTGCCCGACGAACTACGGCCGCCGCAACCGGATCGGGGAGGGCCTGGACGAGCTGCGCTACTACGCAGACCACGCTGTGATCCGCCACGGGGCGGACCCCAAGGAGGCGGAGATCGTATCTGGGAAGCCGTTCCTCGTCGGCAAATTCGTCGACGTAGACAAACCGACCTACCACGAGATGTACGCGGCGAAGGTGGCGGAGATGGGAGGGAACAAGTGA
- a CDS encoding 2-oxoacid:acceptor oxidoreductase subunit alpha encodes MPPKATLSGIHFMNGDEAIAEGAIAAGCRFFAAYPITPQSEIAERLSWRLPRVGGAFIQMEDELGAMAAVVGAAWGGAKAMTATSGPGFSLMMENLGLAIMTETPCVVVDVQRGAPSTGLPTAVGQGDMMQARWGSHGHYEIIALVPASPQEAFDLTVRAFALSERFRVPVLLMTDEVVGHMYERVEIPGEVPLAPRRRPQVPPEEFIPYQPDPDLVPPMACAGEGYRVHVTGLTHDERGYPDMSAEAHDRLVRRLAEKVLRYREEYTLYEEVGLDDAEVAVVSYGISARVAYGALAQARQQGIKAGMLRLITAWPFPDERVRALADQVRGIAVVELNLGQMSREVERATRGKVPLAGVSHAGGRIHTPEEVLAGIKEVARCR; translated from the coding sequence ATGCCGCCTAAGGCCACCCTGTCCGGGATTCACTTCATGAACGGCGACGAGGCGATCGCGGAAGGGGCGATCGCCGCCGGGTGTCGGTTCTTCGCGGCCTACCCGATCACGCCGCAGTCCGAGATCGCGGAGCGCCTGTCGTGGCGCCTGCCGCGGGTGGGCGGGGCGTTCATCCAAATGGAGGACGAGCTGGGGGCGATGGCGGCGGTGGTGGGAGCGGCTTGGGGCGGGGCCAAGGCGATGACCGCCACCTCCGGCCCCGGGTTCTCGCTGATGATGGAGAACCTGGGCCTGGCGATCATGACCGAAACCCCGTGCGTGGTGGTGGATGTTCAGCGCGGTGCGCCCTCGACCGGCCTCCCCACCGCCGTTGGCCAAGGGGACATGATGCAGGCGCGGTGGGGCTCCCACGGCCACTACGAGATCATCGCCCTCGTCCCTGCCTCCCCCCAGGAGGCGTTCGATCTCACGGTGCGCGCGTTCGCCCTCTCCGAGCGGTTCCGGGTTCCGGTGCTCCTCATGACGGACGAGGTGGTGGGGCACATGTACGAGCGGGTGGAGATCCCGGGCGAGGTCCCCCTGGCCCCCCGGCGGCGGCCCCAGGTCCCGCCGGAGGAGTTCATCCCCTACCAGCCCGATCCCGACCTCGTCCCCCCGATGGCGTGCGCGGGCGAGGGGTACCGGGTCCACGTCACCGGCCTCACCCACGACGAGCGAGGGTACCCGGACATGTCCGCCGAGGCCCACGACAGGCTCGTGCGTCGGCTCGCAGAGAAGGTCCTCCGCTACCGGGAGGAGTACACGCTCTACGAGGAAGTGGGCCTCGACGATGCCGAGGTCGCGGTCGTGTCCTACGGGATCTCCGCCCGCGTTGCCTACGGAGCCCTCGCCCAGGCCCGTCAGCAGGGGATCAAGGCGGGGATGCTGCGCCTCATCACGGCGTGGCCGTTCCCCGACGAGCGGGTGCGGGCCCTTGCGGATCAGGTGAGGGGGATCGCGGTCGTGGAGCTGAACCTGGGGCAAATGAGCCGCGAGGTGGAGCGGGCGACCCGGGGCAAGGTCCCTCTCGCGGGCGTGTCCCACGCTGGGGGGCGGATCCACACCCCCGAGGAGGTCCTCGCCGGGATCAAGGAGGTGGCACGATGCAGGTGA
- a CDS encoding 4Fe-4S dicluster domain-containing protein has product MNEVTVFIMGKGYRVPEGLTIMKAMEYAGYRLGRGCGCRGGYCGACATVYRLRGDYRLYADLACQTPVQDGMYIAQLPFTPAERPPYQLTDLQPRGETLLALFPELARCVACNTCTKACPQKLEVMDAVQAALRGDIPQVAEFTFDCVSCGLCTMRCPAEISHHHVWQLARRLNGAYLTPRALHVQKRVQEIAAGVFKSDLDALLSLGRDALVAAYKAREIES; this is encoded by the coding sequence GTGTCCCGGAAGGCCTCACGATCATGAAGGCGATGGAGTACGCCGGGTACCGCCTCGGCCGCGGGTGCGGGTGCCGGGGCGGCTACTGCGGAGCGTGCGCCACGGTGTACCGGCTGCGGGGCGACTACCGGCTCTACGCCGACCTCGCCTGTCAGACCCCGGTTCAGGACGGGATGTACATCGCCCAGCTCCCCTTCACCCCCGCCGAGCGGCCGCCGTACCAGCTGACCGACCTCCAGCCCCGCGGGGAGACCCTCCTCGCCTTGTTCCCCGAGCTCGCCCGCTGTGTGGCCTGCAACACGTGCACCAAGGCCTGCCCGCAGAAGCTGGAGGTGATGGACGCCGTCCAGGCGGCCCTGCGCGGCGACATCCCCCAGGTGGCGGAGTTCACGTTCGACTGCGTATCGTGCGGGTTGTGCACGATGCGTTGCCCGGCCGAGATCTCCCACCACCACGTGTGGCAGCTCGCCCGGAGGCTCAACGGGGCCTACCTCACCCCACGGGCGCTGCACGTCCAGAAACGTGTCCAGGAGATCGCCGCCGGGGTGTTCAAGTCCGACCTCGACGCCCTCCTGTCGCTTGGCAGGGACGCCCTCGTCGCGGCCTACAAGGCCCGCGAGATCGAGAGTTAA
- a CDS encoding FAD-binding protein, with protein MATKPPRLTLQEQEALLKGFHPDYRPEGKRKLKVGASWGEPVPHELADLLEAYPLLDPRAVDVSQPDHDVDVLVIGGGGAGTVAAIWAHQSGIPAERILIATKLRHGDSNSIMAQGGIQAADKANDSPAIHYLDVLGGGHFTNDPKLVRALVEDAPSVIRWHEDLGVMYDKEPDGTMITIHGGGTSRKRMHSAKDYTGLEIMRVLRDEARSRGIPVLEFSPAVELLTDGQGQVVGAVLWNLETSEYTVVRAKAVVLATGGWGRLHIQGFPTTNHYGATADGLVLAYRAGAKLRDLDAVQYHPTGAAYPEQLVGLLITEKVRGMDALPLNRLGEVFVHPLEPRDVESAAFIRECASPEKGGRGLGVPTPTGMVGVWLDTPMVDMIHGKGTFQRALSSIHRMYVRFDIDPTREPILVYPTLHYQNGGVVIDEHGWTGIPGLFAAGEVEGGVHGKNRLMGNSLLDYNVFGRRAGIAAAGHAKKATLGAPTLAHVRRYVEQLQSAGVPADRKAPLLLPEYRGEKALSRMVDLL; from the coding sequence ATGGCCACGAAGCCCCCGCGGCTCACGCTTCAAGAGCAGGAGGCCCTCCTCAAGGGGTTTCACCCCGACTACCGGCCAGAGGGGAAGCGCAAGCTCAAGGTGGGGGCATCGTGGGGGGAACCTGTGCCCCATGAGCTCGCCGACCTCCTCGAGGCGTACCCCCTCCTCGACCCGCGGGCGGTGGATGTCTCGCAGCCGGACCACGACGTGGACGTCCTCGTGATCGGCGGGGGGGGAGCGGGCACGGTGGCGGCGATCTGGGCTCACCAGTCCGGGATCCCCGCCGAGCGGATCCTCATCGCCACCAAGCTCCGCCACGGCGACTCGAACTCGATCATGGCCCAGGGCGGCATCCAGGCCGCGGACAAGGCGAACGACTCGCCGGCGATCCACTACCTCGACGTCCTGGGGGGCGGGCACTTCACCAACGACCCCAAGCTCGTACGGGCCCTGGTGGAGGATGCCCCGAGCGTCATCCGCTGGCATGAAGACCTTGGGGTGATGTACGACAAGGAGCCTGACGGGACGATGATCACCATCCACGGGGGGGGCACGTCCCGGAAGAGGATGCACTCGGCGAAGGACTACACGGGCCTCGAGATCATGCGCGTGTTGCGGGATGAGGCGCGAAGCCGCGGCATCCCAGTGCTCGAGTTCTCCCCGGCGGTGGAGCTCCTCACCGATGGCCAGGGCCAGGTCGTGGGCGCCGTCCTGTGGAACCTCGAGACGAGCGAGTACACCGTGGTGCGGGCGAAGGCGGTCGTCCTCGCCACCGGCGGCTGGGGCCGGCTGCACATCCAGGGGTTCCCGACCACGAACCACTACGGTGCCACCGCCGATGGGCTCGTCCTCGCCTACCGGGCGGGGGCGAAGCTCCGAGACCTCGACGCCGTGCAGTACCATCCCACCGGCGCTGCTTACCCGGAGCAGCTCGTCGGGCTCCTCATCACGGAGAAGGTGCGGGGGATGGACGCCTTACCCCTGAACCGGCTGGGGGAGGTGTTCGTCCACCCCTTGGAGCCGCGCGACGTGGAGTCGGCGGCGTTCATCCGCGAGTGCGCCTCCCCGGAGAAGGGCGGCCGCGGGCTGGGGGTTCCCACCCCCACGGGGATGGTCGGGGTGTGGCTGGACACGCCGATGGTGGACATGATCCACGGCAAGGGCACGTTCCAGCGGGCCCTGTCCTCCATCCACCGGATGTACGTGCGGTTCGACATCGATCCGACCCGGGAGCCGATCCTCGTCTACCCCACCCTCCACTATCAAAATGGGGGGGTGGTGATCGACGAGCACGGTTGGACGGGAATCCCCGGGCTATTTGCCGCGGGCGAGGTCGAGGGCGGGGTGCACGGGAAGAACCGGCTGATGGGGAACTCGCTCCTCGACTACAACGTGTTCGGCCGGAGGGCCGGGATCGCCGCCGCCGGGCACGCCAAGAAAGCCACCCTAGGCGCCCCTACCCTCGCCCACGTCAGGCGGTACGTGGAGCAACTACAGTCGGCGGGCGTCCCCGCGGACCGGAAAGCGCCCCTGCTCCTCCCCGAGTACCGGGGCGAGAAGGCCCTGTCGCGGATGGTGGACCTGCTATGA